One region of Choristoneura fumiferana chromosome 3, NRCan_CFum_1, whole genome shotgun sequence genomic DNA includes:
- the verm gene encoding LDLa and CE4_CDA_like_1 domain-containing protein vermiform isoform X1, producing MARHAYLYLGLLLLACLGSGENRVKRQEEDNPTDDVNAEQLCDGRPAEEYFRLSIEGDCRDVVRCDKGGENGVTRLASVRCPGGLAFDIDRQTCDWKTHVKNCDKLEKPRKILPILKTDEPICPEGKLACGSGDCIEKELFCNGKPDCKDESDENACTVDVDPNRAPDCDPNQCTLPDCFCSADGTRIPGGIEPNQVPQMITITFNGAVNVDNIDLYEQIFNGNRHNPNGCQIRGTFFVSHKYSNYAAIQELHRKGHEISVFSITHKDDPQYWTSGSYDDWLAEMAGGRLIIERFANITDASIIGVRAPYLRVGGNKQFEMMADQYFVYDASITAPLGRVPIWPYTLYFRMPHKCNGNAHNCPSRSHPVWEMVMNELDRRDDPTFDESLPGCHVVDSCSNIQTGDQFARLLRHNFNRHYSTNRAPLGFHFHASWLKSKKEFRDELIKFIEEMLEKNDVYFTSLIQVIQWMQNPTELSSLRDFQEWKQDKCDVKGQPFCSLPNACPLTTRELPGETLRLFTCLECPNNYPWILDPTGEGFNVKK from the exons ATGGCTCGACACGCGTACTTGTATCTCGGGCTTTTGTTGCTTGCCTGCCTCG GCAGCGGTGAGAACCGTGTCAAACGTCAGGAGGAAGACAATCCTACTGACGATGTGAACGCAGAGCAACTGTGCGACGGCCGGCCGGCTGAAGAGTACTTCCGCCTCAGCATCGAAGGCGACTGCCGCGACGTCGTCAG GTGCGACAAGGGCGGCGAGAATGGCGTCACCAGGCTCGCCTCTGTGCGCTGCCCCGGGGGACTCGCCTTCGATATCGACCGCCAAACCTGTGACTGGAAAACACATGTTAAGAATTGTGACAAATTAGAAA AACCTAGAAAAATTTTACCCATCCTAAAAACGGACGAACCTATTTGCCCGGAAGGAAAATTAGCCTGTGGAAGCGGAGACTGTATTGAAAAGGAATTGTTCTGTAACGGCAAACCCGACTGCAAGGACGAGTCCGATGAGAACGCCTGTA CTGTGGATGTAGACCCCAACCGAGCTCCCGACTGTGACCCCAACCAGTGCACGCTGCCAGACTGCTTCTGCTCGGCCGACGGCACGCGCATCCCCGGCGGTATTGAACCTAACCAAGTCCCTCAGATGATCACAATTACTTTCAACGGAGCCGTAAATGTTGACAACATTGATCTGTACGAGCAAATCTTCAACGGTAATCGACATAATCCTAATGGTTGTCAAATTCGTGGTACCTTCTTTGTCTCCCACAAATACTCCAACTACGCAGCTATTCAAGAATTACATCGTAAAGGACACGAAATCTCCGTATTTTCGATTACCCATAAGGACGATCCCCAGTACTGGACCAGTGGTAGCTACGATGATTGGCTCGCTGAAATGGCTGGTGGCCGTCTAATTATCGAGCGATTCGCTAACATCACCGATGCATCCATCATTGGCGTTCGAGCACCATACTTACGAGTCGGTGGAAACAAGCAATTTGAAATGATGGCAGACCAATACTTCGTTTATGACGCCTCAATCACTGCTCCCCTAGGCCGTGTTCCAATCTGGCCCTACACGCTGTACTTCCGTATGCCCCACAAATGCAACGGTAACGCTCACAATTGTCCGTCCAGAAGCCACCCAGTTTGGGAAATGGTTATGAATGAGTTGGACCGACGAGATGACCCCACCTTCGACGAATCTCTGCCTGGTTGTCACGTAGTGGACTCTTGCTCTAACATCCAAACTGGTGACCAATTCGCACGTCTTCTCAGGCACAACTTCAACCGCCACTACAGTACCAACCGTGCCCCTCTTGGTTTCCACTTCCATGCCTCGTGGCTCAAGTCCAAAAAAGAATTCAGAGATGAGCTGATTAAGTTCATTGAAGAGATGTTAGAAAAGAATGATGTCTACTTCACTTCTTTAATACAAGTGATCCAATGGATGCAAAACCCTACTGAATTATCATCTCTAAGAGACTTCCAAGAATGGAAACAAGATAAATGTGACGTGAAAGGACAACCCTTCTGTTCCTTGCCCAACGCCTGTCCTTTGACTACTAGGGAGCTTCCTGGAGAGACACTCCGCTTGTTCACTTGCCTAGAATGCCCGAACAACTACCCCTGGATATTAGATCCAACGGGAGAAGGTTTCAATGTTAAGAAGTGA
- the verm gene encoding LDLa and CE4_CDA_like_1 domain-containing protein vermiform isoform X2 has protein sequence MARHAYLYLGLLLLACLGSGENRVKRQEEDNPTDDVNAEQLCDGRPAEEYFRLSIEGDCRDVVRCTRSGLKQITCPSGLAFDLEKQTCDWKGKVTNCDKLEKPRKILPILKTDEPICPEGKLACGSGDCIEKELFCNGKPDCKDESDENACTVDVDPNRAPDCDPNQCTLPDCFCSADGTRIPGGIEPNQVPQMITITFNGAVNVDNIDLYEQIFNGNRHNPNGCQIRGTFFVSHKYSNYAAIQELHRKGHEISVFSITHKDDPQYWTSGSYDDWLAEMAGGRLIIERFANITDASIIGVRAPYLRVGGNKQFEMMADQYFVYDASITAPLGRVPIWPYTLYFRMPHKCNGNAHNCPSRSHPVWEMVMNELDRRDDPTFDESLPGCHVVDSCSNIQTGDQFARLLRHNFNRHYSTNRAPLGFHFHASWLKSKKEFRDELIKFIEEMLEKNDVYFTSLIQVIQWMQNPTELSSLRDFQEWKQDKCDVKGQPFCSLPNACPLTTRELPGETLRLFTCLECPNNYPWILDPTGEGFNVKK, from the exons ATGGCTCGACACGCGTACTTGTATCTCGGGCTTTTGTTGCTTGCCTGCCTCG GCAGCGGTGAGAACCGTGTCAAACGTCAGGAGGAAGACAATCCTACTGACGATGTGAACGCAGAGCAACTGTGCGACGGCCGGCCGGCTGAAGAGTACTTCCGCCTCAGCATCGAAGGCGACTGCCGCGACGTCGTCAG GTGCACTAGGTCAGGTCTTAAACAGATCACTTGTCCATCCGGACTGGCATTCGATCTTGAAAAACAAACCTGCGACTGGAAGGGTAAAGTGACCAACTGTGACAAGCTCGAGA AACCTAGAAAAATTTTACCCATCCTAAAAACGGACGAACCTATTTGCCCGGAAGGAAAATTAGCCTGTGGAAGCGGAGACTGTATTGAAAAGGAATTGTTCTGTAACGGCAAACCCGACTGCAAGGACGAGTCCGATGAGAACGCCTGTA CTGTGGATGTAGACCCCAACCGAGCTCCCGACTGTGACCCCAACCAGTGCACGCTGCCAGACTGCTTCTGCTCGGCCGACGGCACGCGCATCCCCGGCGGTATTGAACCTAACCAAGTCCCTCAGATGATCACAATTACTTTCAACGGAGCCGTAAATGTTGACAACATTGATCTGTACGAGCAAATCTTCAACGGTAATCGACATAATCCTAATGGTTGTCAAATTCGTGGTACCTTCTTTGTCTCCCACAAATACTCCAACTACGCAGCTATTCAAGAATTACATCGTAAAGGACACGAAATCTCCGTATTTTCGATTACCCATAAGGACGATCCCCAGTACTGGACCAGTGGTAGCTACGATGATTGGCTCGCTGAAATGGCTGGTGGCCGTCTAATTATCGAGCGATTCGCTAACATCACCGATGCATCCATCATTGGCGTTCGAGCACCATACTTACGAGTCGGTGGAAACAAGCAATTTGAAATGATGGCAGACCAATACTTCGTTTATGACGCCTCAATCACTGCTCCCCTAGGCCGTGTTCCAATCTGGCCCTACACGCTGTACTTCCGTATGCCCCACAAATGCAACGGTAACGCTCACAATTGTCCGTCCAGAAGCCACCCAGTTTGGGAAATGGTTATGAATGAGTTGGACCGACGAGATGACCCCACCTTCGACGAATCTCTGCCTGGTTGTCACGTAGTGGACTCTTGCTCTAACATCCAAACTGGTGACCAATTCGCACGTCTTCTCAGGCACAACTTCAACCGCCACTACAGTACCAACCGTGCCCCTCTTGGTTTCCACTTCCATGCCTCGTGGCTCAAGTCCAAAAAAGAATTCAGAGATGAGCTGATTAAGTTCATTGAAGAGATGTTAGAAAAGAATGATGTCTACTTCACTTCTTTAATACAAGTGATCCAATGGATGCAAAACCCTACTGAATTATCATCTCTAAGAGACTTCCAAGAATGGAAACAAGATAAATGTGACGTGAAAGGACAACCCTTCTGTTCCTTGCCCAACGCCTGTCCTTTGACTACTAGGGAGCTTCCTGGAGAGACACTCCGCTTGTTCACTTGCCTAGAATGCCCGAACAACTACCCCTGGATATTAGATCCAACGGGAGAAGGTTTCAATGTTAAGAAGTGA
- the LOC141426564 gene encoding endoplasmic reticulum-Golgi intermediate compartment protein 3, translating to MTTPLIDRFKQLDAYAKTLEDFRVKTATGAAITVTGAAIMILLFLSELHTYLSPNVSEELFVDTSRGHKLRINIDIIVPTISCNYLVLDAMDSSGEQHLQMDHNIHKRRLDLTGKAVEDPQKQEFMTSTSAVKKNSSELMTFTCGSCYGAALNESQCCNTCDDVKEAYKLRRWALPDLTTIEQCKDDESVEKANNALKEGCQIYGYMEVNRVGGSFHIAPGKSFTINHVHVHDVQPYSSSVFNTTHIIQHLSFGTDIKSANTAPLDGVKGLAKEGAVMFQYYIKIVPTVYVKLDNTVLHTNQFSVTRHQKSVSNINSESGMPGAFFSYELSPLMVKYTEKERSIGHFATNICAIVGGVFTVAGIFDSLLYHSVNAFQNKVLLGKTG from the exons ATGACGACTCCACTTATAGACAGATTTAAACAACTTGATGCATATGCAAAAACTTTAGAAGACTTTAGAGTAAAAACTGCCACAGGAGCCGCAA TAACTGTCACCGGCGCTGCTATTATGATTCTGCTCTTCCTATCAGAGCTCCACACGTATCTGTCGCCGAATGTATCCGAGGAATTATTCGTCGACACGTCAAGGGGCCATAAgttaagaataaacatagacaTTATTGTTCCTACTATCTCGTGTAatt ATCTGGTGCTTGATGCCATGGATTCATCTGGAGAGCAACACCTTCAAATGGACCACAATATACACAAACGACGGTTAGATTTAACTGGGAAAGCTGTAGAGGATCCACAGAAACAGGAATTTATGACATCTACTAGTGCG GTAAAGAAAAATTCTTCAGAATTGATGACATTTACCTGTGGCAGTTGCTATGGCGCCGCTTTGAATGAATCTCA ATGTTGTAATACCTGTGATGATGTAAAAGAAGCATATAAGCTAAGACGATGGGCTCTCCCTGATTTAACCACTATTGAACAATGTAAAGACGATGAGTCGGTTGAAAAAGCAAATAATGCTCTCAAGGAAGGTTGCCAAATATATGGCTATATGGAAGTCAACCGG gtTGGTGGAAGTTTCCACATAGCACCAGGCAAGAGTTTCACAATCAACCATGTCCATGTACATGATGTGCAACCATATTCTTCTTCAGTGTTCAACACAACACATATCATTCAGCATTTGTCTTTTGGAACTGACATCAAAAGTGCTAACACTGCACCATTAGATGGAGTCAAGGGCTTAGCAAAGGAAG gtGCAGTGATGTTTCAGTACTATATAAAGATTGTCCCAACAGTTTATGTAAAACTTGACAATACCGTTTTACACACTAATCAGTTTTCTGTGACTAGACACCAAAAATCTGTTTCCAATATAAACTCAGAATCTGGGATGCCTGGTGCATTCTTTAGTTATGAACTTTCACCCTTGATGGTTAAATATACAGAAAAAGAAAG GTCTATTggtcatttcgcaactaacatCTGTGCAATTGTTGGAGGAGTTTTTACAGTAGCAGGAATATTTGATTCGCTTTTATACCATTCAGTCAATGCATTTCAAAACAAAGTATTACTTGGAAAAACTGgttaa
- the LOC141426566 gene encoding reactive oxygen species modulator 1 yields the protein MPVPGGMYQNQGPTCFDKMKMGFMIGFCVGMASGGLFGGFTALRYGARGRELVHSVGKVMLQGGGTFGTFMAIGTGIRC from the exons ATGCCTGTACCCGGAGGCATGTACCAAAACCAAGGGCCCACTTGTTTTGACAAGATGAAGATGGGCTTCATGATAGGATTCTGTGTTGGAATGGCTAGTGGTGGACTTTTTGGTGGTTTTACTGCATTGAG GTATGGGGCAAGAGGTCGTGAGTTAGTGCACTCGGTCGGTAAAGTTATGCTTCAAGGTGGTGGAACATTCGGGACTTTTATGGCAATTGGCACTGGAATACGCTGTTGA
- the mTerf3 gene encoding mitochondrial transcription termination factor 3 isoform X3, whose amino-acid sequence MTLYSTTRIDRRFGFYQEKFILKGKDVRLLATKQPKLITYNLHHVNTNIFALKEEMGFNQEELKQLVLKKPKLYMLGHKTLLERFNYVHNEMQIPHHRILEDPEVLLSRNFRIKQRHLFLSRLGRAQYNPKKENYVPVKSLVEGTDIEFCKQYAKCNVADYNLFLKTL is encoded by the exons ATGACTCTTTATAG CACTACAAGAATAGATCGTAGATTTGGGTTTTATCAagaaaaatttattttgaaaggCAAAGATGTGAGGCTCCTTGCTACTAAGCAGCccaaacttataacatacaATCTACATCATGTTAACACAAACATATTTGCATTAAAAGAGGAGATGGGTTTTAATCAGGAGGAACTTAAACAGTTGGTTTTAAAGAAACCAAAACTCTATATGCTTG GGCACAAGACTTTATTGGAAAGATTTAACTATGTACACAATGAAATGCAAATACCTCATCATAGAATTTTAGAGGATCCTGAAGTGTTGCTGAGTAGGAATTTTAGAATAAAGCAACgccatttatttttaagtaggcTTGGAAGAGCTCAATATAATCCAAAGAAGGAAAATTATGTACCAGTTAAAAGTTTAGTGGAAGGCACAGATATAGAGTTTTGTAAACAGTATGCAAAATGCAATGTTGctgattataatttatttcttaaaactttataa
- the mTerf3 gene encoding mitochondrial transcription termination factor 3 isoform X1 yields the protein MFSRVLKDTSFSRYICRYVQNKNASIIQQYKVPNNIGSDTEANALQKVDKDLSGLTPYYPKSFNLAGYVNTSETLQKLIQLNVNLSQIEKKPHLAEKILKLNFERDVQGHIFFLKDYVDIEEIGSFITKNPLILTELLDDLRVRINYLESKCFSETQIKRIITENPFWLMFSTTRIDRRFGFYQEKFILKGKDVRLLATKQPKLITYNLHHVNTNIFALKEEMGFNQEELKQLVLKKPKLYMLGHKTLLERFNYVHNEMQIPHHRILEDPEVLLSRNFRIKQRHLFLSRLGRAQYNPKKENYVPVKSLVEGTDIEFCKQYAKCNVADYNLFLKTL from the exons ATGTTTTCACGAGTACTGAAGGATACCTCATTTTCTCGTTACATTTGTCGatatgtacaaaataaaaacgctaGTATAATACAACAATATAAGGTGCCAAATAATATAGGAAGCGACACAGAAGCAAATGCTCTGCAAAAAGTGGACAAAGATTTGTCTGGACTTACGCCGTACTATCCTAAGTCTTTTAACTTAGCAGGTTATGTTAATACTTCAGAGACACTGCAAAAGTTAATTCAATTGAATGTCAACTTGAGCCAGATTGAGAAGAAACCACACCTTGCTGAAAAGattctaaaattaaattttgaaagaGATGTACAAGGTCACATCTTCTTTCTTAAAGACTATGTGGATATTGAAGAAATAGGAagttttataactaaaaatCCTTTGATTTTAACTGAATTACTAGATGACCTCAGAGTAAGAATAAACTATTTAGAATCAAAATGTTTCTCAGAAACCCAAATAAAACGTATAATTACTGAAAATCCATTTTGGCTCATGTTTAG CACTACAAGAATAGATCGTAGATTTGGGTTTTATCAagaaaaatttattttgaaaggCAAAGATGTGAGGCTCCTTGCTACTAAGCAGCccaaacttataacatacaATCTACATCATGTTAACACAAACATATTTGCATTAAAAGAGGAGATGGGTTTTAATCAGGAGGAACTTAAACAGTTGGTTTTAAAGAAACCAAAACTCTATATGCTTG GGCACAAGACTTTATTGGAAAGATTTAACTATGTACACAATGAAATGCAAATACCTCATCATAGAATTTTAGAGGATCCTGAAGTGTTGCTGAGTAGGAATTTTAGAATAAAGCAACgccatttatttttaagtaggcTTGGAAGAGCTCAATATAATCCAAAGAAGGAAAATTATGTACCAGTTAAAAGTTTAGTGGAAGGCACAGATATAGAGTTTTGTAAACAGTATGCAAAATGCAATGTTGctgattataatttatttcttaaaactttataa
- the mTerf3 gene encoding mitochondrial transcription termination factor 3 isoform X2, giving the protein MWSWYQYSNSNAVIIYSLSNSVASVSTTRIDRRFGFYQEKFILKGKDVRLLATKQPKLITYNLHHVNTNIFALKEEMGFNQEELKQLVLKKPKLYMLGHKTLLERFNYVHNEMQIPHHRILEDPEVLLSRNFRIKQRHLFLSRLGRAQYNPKKENYVPVKSLVEGTDIEFCKQYAKCNVADYNLFLKTL; this is encoded by the exons atgtggTCATGGTATCAGTACAGTAACTCTAAcgcagtgattatatactctttgagTAACTCAGTAGCGAGTGTGAG CACTACAAGAATAGATCGTAGATTTGGGTTTTATCAagaaaaatttattttgaaaggCAAAGATGTGAGGCTCCTTGCTACTAAGCAGCccaaacttataacatacaATCTACATCATGTTAACACAAACATATTTGCATTAAAAGAGGAGATGGGTTTTAATCAGGAGGAACTTAAACAGTTGGTTTTAAAGAAACCAAAACTCTATATGCTTG GGCACAAGACTTTATTGGAAAGATTTAACTATGTACACAATGAAATGCAAATACCTCATCATAGAATTTTAGAGGATCCTGAAGTGTTGCTGAGTAGGAATTTTAGAATAAAGCAACgccatttatttttaagtaggcTTGGAAGAGCTCAATATAATCCAAAGAAGGAAAATTATGTACCAGTTAAAAGTTTAGTGGAAGGCACAGATATAGAGTTTTGTAAACAGTATGCAAAATGCAATGTTGctgattataatttatttcttaaaactttataa
- the AlaRS gene encoding alanine--tRNA ligase, cytoplasmic yields MDTSLTGSQIRKAFLDFFIDKGHKYVHSSSTIPLDDPTLLFANAGMNQFKPIFLGSVDPNSEMASYVRTVNTQKCIRAGGKHNDLDDVGKDVYHHTFFEMMGNWSFGDYFKKEICAWAWELLTEVFKLSGDRLYVSYFGGDPASGLEADLECKNIWLQLGVPESHILPGSMKDNFWEMGETGPCGPCSELHYDRIGGRNAAHLVNMDDPDVLEIWNLVFIQFNREADGSLRPLPKKHIDCGLGLERLVSVIQNKRANYDTDFFVPIFKAIEIGTGTRPYSGKVGDEDADGIDMAYRVLADHARTLTIALSDGGCPDNTGRGYVLRRILRRAVRYASEKLNAKPGFFASLVHTVVEILGDVFPEIKKDPESIIQTINEEEIQFLKTLTRGRNLLNRTIEKLGDSKTVPGEVAWRLYDTYGFPIDLTQLMCEEKGLNIDMDAYEKAKKESLLASQGKAAGQEDLLALDIHAITYLQDSGVPVTDDSPKYNYIPSSVDKDAVYNFAPCTAKILAFRLNKQFVTEVTSGQECGIILDKTSFYAEQGGQIFDEGYLQKVDDDTNEFSVKNVQVKGGYILHIGKVEGIFKVGDTVSLHIDTERRRLVMNNHTGTHVLNNVLRKVLGNDSDQRGSLVMPDRLRFDFTNKGPMTTKQIKEAEDLIKNIIQENKTVYAKHTSLNDAKKIKGLRAMFDEHYPDPVRVVSVGIPVEELEKNPDGPNGYETSVEFCGGSHLHQTGHIGEYVIVSEEGIAKGIRRIVALTGPEAIKAVSKLSVLENDVNNLANMIKEESFNQKDVLKKIVDLTNDISHAQISYWKKDELRNMLKNLKKQLDDKERAAKALIVTKVTEKAKEMCLDDKTTDVIVAELNAQGNTKALDGALKQVKQLRPTASAIFFSIDEDANKIYCLAAVPKTANAKGLLASEWVQSVVDIMGGKGGGKAESAQASGNNPQSLEKAMKIAKDFATSKLY; encoded by the coding sequence ATGGACACCTCTCTGACAGGAAGTCAAATCCGTAAGGCATTCTTGGACTTCTTCATAGACAAAGGCCATAAGTATGTGCATTCTTCCTCTACAATACCACTTGATGACCCAACTCTTCTCTTCGCCAATGCTGGCATGAACCAGTTTAAGCCAATATTTTTAGGATCAGTTGATCCAAATTCTGAGATGGCTAGCTATGTGCGAACAGTAAACACACAGAAATGTATAAGAGCTGGAGGGAAACACAATGATTTAGATGATGTAGGCAAAGATGTCTACCACCATACTTTCTTTGAAATGATGGGAAATTGGTCTTTTggagattattttaaaaaggaaattTGTGCTTGGGCATGGGAACTTCTGACTGAAGTGTTCAAATTGTCCGGAGACAGGCTTTATGTCTCTTACTTTGGTGGAGACCCTGCATCTGGACTAGAGGCAGATTTAGAgtgtaaaaatatttggttGCAACTGGGGGTCCCCGAATCCCATATCCTGCCCGGAAGCATGAAAGACAACTTTTGGGAAATGGGGGAAACTGGACCATGTGGTCCATGCTCTGAGTTGCATTATGATAGAATTGGGGGTCGCAATGCTGCTCATCTTGTAAACATGGATGATCCTGATGTTTTAGAAATTTGGAACTTggttttcatacaatttaacCGAGAGGCAGATGGATCGTTGAGACCTTTACCCAAAAAACATATTGATTGTGGCTTAGGTCTGGAGAGATTAGTATCAGTGATTCAAAACAAACGGGCAAATTATGATACTGATTTTTTTGTCCCAATATTCAAAGCTATTGAGATTGGAACTGGTACTAGACCTTACTCAGGCAAAGTAGGAGATGAGGATGCTGATGGTATTGATATGGCTTATCGAGTTCTTGCCGACCATGCAAGAACTCTTACAATTGCTTTGTCTGATGGAGGCTGCCCAGATAACACTGGCAGAGGTTACGTACTTCGGCGAATTTTAAGAAGGGCTGTGCGTTACGCGTCTGAAAAACTGAATGCTAAACCCGGCTTCTTTGCGTCATTAGTTCATACAGTTGTAGAAATACTTGGAGATGTGTTcccagaaataaaaaaagacccTGAATCTATCATACAAACAATCAACGAAGAAGAAATTCAATTTTTGAAAACGTTAACACGCGGTAGAAATCTGTTGAACAGAACTATTGAGAAACTTGGAGACTCGAAAACTGTACCAGGAGAAGTTGCCTGGCGTCTTTATGACACCTACGGTTTCCCAATTGACCTTACTCAATTGATGTGTGAAGAAAAAGGGCTCAACATTGACATGGATGCCTATGAGAAGGCGAAAAAAGAATCGCTCCTCGCATCTCAAGGTAAAGCCGCAGGTCAAGAGGATTTATTAGCTTTGGACATACATGCTATAACTTATTTACAAGATAGTGGAGTGCCGGTCACTGATGATTcaccaaaatataattatatcccTTCATCCGTTGACAAAGATGCTGTATACAATTTCGCACCATGCACTGCAAAAATTCTGGCTTTCAGACTCAACAAACAATTTGTAACTGAGGTAACATCTGGGCAAGAATGTGGGATAATATTAGATAAAACTTCTTTCTATGCTGAACAAGGAGGTCAAATATTTGATGAAGGATACTTGCAAAAAGTGGACGACGACACTAATGAATTTTCTGTTAAGAACGTTCAGGTAAAGGGAGGCTACATTCTGCACATTGGAAAAGTTGAAGGAATATTTAAAGTCGGTGATACAGTGTCACTTCACATCGACACTGAAAGACGGCGACTTGTTATGAATAATCATACGGGAACGCATGTATTGAATAATGTATTAAGAAAAGTACTTGGAAATGATTCAGACCAACGAGGCTCGCTTGTAATGCCAGATCGTCTAAGATTTGACTTCACTAATAAAGGTCCAATgactacaaaacaaataaaagaggCTGAAgatctaattaaaaatattattcaagaAAATAAAACGGTATACGCTAAACATACAAGTTTGAACGATGCGAAGAAAATTAAGGGGTTAAGAGCCATGTTTGATGAACATTATCCAGACCCAGTACGCGTTGTATCAGTTGGAATACCTGTTGAAGAATTAGAGAAAAATCCCGATGGACCAAACGGCTATGAGACTTCCGTAGAATTTTGTGGAGGTTCGCATCTTCACCAAACGGGCCATATTGGGGAATATGTCATTGTCAGTGAAGAAGGCATCGCTAAAGGTATTCGCAGAATTGTTGCATTAACTGGCCCTGAAGCAATTAAAGCTGTGAGCAAATTAAGTGTCTTAGAAAACGATGTTAACAATCTGGCTAACATGATTAAGGAAGAATCTTTTAACCAAAAAGATgtccttaaaaaaattgtagatcTTACAAATGATATATCACATGCTCAAATATCCTACTGGAAAAAGGACGAATTGAGAAACAtgcttaaaaacttaaaaaaacaacttgATGACAAAGAGAGAGCAGCAAAAGCTCTGATTGTAACCAAAGTAACTGAAAAAGCGAAAGAAATGTGTCTTGATGATAAAACGACAGACGTCATTGTTGCTGAACTCAATGCCCAAGGCAACACAAAAGCTTTAGATGGTGCTCTAAAGCAAGTAAAACAGTTGCGCCCAACTGCTTCTGCAATATTCTTCTCGATCGACGAAGACGCAAATAAGATTTATTGCTTAGCTGCTGTGCCTAAAACTGCCAACGCAAAAGGTTTACTGGCATCTGAATGGGTACAATCTGTGGTAGATATTATGGGTGGCAAAGGCGGCGGAAAAGCGGAATCTGCTCAAGCTTCTGGGAATAATCCCCAATCCCTTGAAAAGGCAATGAAAATTGCGAAAGATTTTGCTACCTCCAAGTTGTATTGA